In Spirosoma sp. KUDC1026, the sequence TGCATGACGTGCGAAAAAGCCCAGGCCAGCGGCTGAACGGTATCAGCGAAAATCCGCTCAGCAAAGGCGTCTCCCTGCGCCAGGGCAGCCCCCAGGTGTCGGGCTTCGTGGCCAGGGTCCTGTAGGGCGGCCTGACTAAGTACAGAGTTCGGATGAGTAGCTACGGCCTGCCGAATACGCTCATCGACACCCCAGCCGGACGCTACGTCCTGCAAGGTTGTACCCGTCGGGTCAAGCCGAAGGTGACCAATTTCCCACTCGCCGGGCGTTCGTCCGTGGATGACCTCCCCCATCCGGACGTAACCGCTGCCGACTCCGCTGCCAATGGTCACGTAGTAGACCTGCTCATACGACCGACCTGCACCCCGCATGGCTTCTCCCAGTGTTGCCACGTTGGCATCGTTGTCGGCATAAACGGGGCAATTGGTGAGGTTACTTAGCCAGTCCGTCAGCGAAAACTCGTGCCAGCCATCGACGTGAAACGATTGGCAGATCTGACCGATCCGGTAATCGACCGGCCCACCAAAGCCAACCCCGACGGCATCAAATCGGATCTGTTGCTGAAGTTGCTGAATGACGTCAGTAAGCTGCTGCCGGATCCGGGTGGCTGTCGGATAGGCGTTGAATCGCTCCAGAGCAAGCAGTTGCCCCTGTTCATCCTCTGCCCGAACCTGGATTTTCGTACCGCCAATTTCAATGCCTAGGTAGTTCATCCTTTGCCGTGCTCCGTACAAATAAAAATTAACCAGCTACTTTTTATTTGCACTATTCAAAGCAAAAACAAGGTACTACCTACTGATAATGGACTGAGAGCTATTCAGGTATGTACACGTTAAGCCTACAGTCTGTTTCTTGCAGGCAGTCATCAGCCAACCCAATATGATCAGCACCCTTTTCCTCCAGTTCCTGTTCCTAGCTACCAGCATTTGTCAACGCTCACCCAGTACTCCCACGGCGGCAAATCGGCAGATAGGTAATCAACAGCAACCCACGCAGGGCTGGCAGTATACGCAGAAAGGGGGCAGCACGAAAGCCACCTTACGGTCGGTAAATGCGATTCAGTTTGCGTACCCGTATACCCAGAAGAAGAACGTAACACTGGGGATTCGCAGCCGTAGCGGAGAGACCTACCTGTACCTGGAAGCTACTAAGGGCCTGTTCACGCGGAGCTTTCAGAACGGCAGTGCGCAGATCCAGTTCGACCAGCAGCGACCGGTTTCCGTTGCCCTGTCGGCGGCCGCCAATGGTCGGGCAAACATCGTCTTTTTTGACGATGCCGAACGGTTACTGAATCGGCTCAGAAAAGCCCGTACCATGTCCGTCCGGCTGCGGTTTGCTGGTCAGGCCGACCGGGGTATCCAGTTTCAGCCAGCGGGGCTGCGCTGGGAGCGGTAAACGGCTACATCAGCGAGCGGTAAACAGCCAGGTATTGCCGGGCGCTTTCCTCCCAGGTAAACCGGGCGGCATTGCAGATAATGGCTCCGGCCCGCGACGTATCGTAGCTGTTCATGCCCTGCTCGAACGTTTTCTGTACAGTTTCGGCGTCAAAATTCGGAAAGTAAAAAGCGGCATCCCCCCCTATCTCGGGCAGCGACGTGGCCGTCGATAAAAACACGGGTTTGCCGAACTGCATGGCTTCGATAACGGGCAGCCCGAAGCCTTCGGCCAGCGAGGGGTGCAGGAACGCTTTGCAGTGTTTCAGGTACCAGGCTTTATCGGCCTCCGATACCGTTCCGAGCAGGTGCAGCCGTTCGCTTACCCCCATCGCCTGCGCAGACTGCCGCATCTGATCGACGTAAGCCGGGTCGTCGTGGTGACCGGCCAGCAGCAGTTCGAGGTCGGGGTTCGACTGGAGCAGGGGCAGCAGAACGTGGAAGTTCTTTTTCTTGTTCTGGTAGCCAATACCCAGCAAAAATTCGCCGGAGGGTCGGTACCCAGTAGGTTCCCCTACCTGATCCGGCGCTTTGTTGAGGCCGTTGTAGATGACATAAACGGGTTTGTCGCCAACGCGGCAATGAGCCAGAACGTCGCTTTTCGTGAATTCGGAAATGCAGACAATGGCGTCGCTCTGGTCGATCAGCGACTGCGTGTGGGCCAGGCTTTTTTGCTGCACCGGCTCGGGCTTTCCTTCGTGCAGGACGTTCAGGTCGTGAACGGTCAGCACGACCTTCAGCTTCGGGTGACGCTTCTTATTGGGTAAAATCCGGCCGGACTGGAACGGCGCGTGCCACACCCGGCAGTCCTTCAGGAACGGCCGGAACAGCTTGTGCCATCGTTCTTCGACCAGGTGATAAGGTTCAGGATCGAATGTTACTTTTCGGCGGGGGGCAGGTACATCTGCATCAGCGGCTGATGCTCTGCTTCGAGTAGCTTATTGACGTGGACGCCAAGATTATGACAATAATGGTACAACCCCGAATGTACATACTTCATCAGGTTGCAATCCAATATGAATTGAGACATACCTCAAAATTGCAGGTTTAGAGCGTGCATATCCTCAGATTTTGTTAAAAAATGCAACATTATCAGGTTTGAGTCGGTATTTTACTCCGGGATAAATATGTTCCGGCAGTATTCCAACCCTTCTACCCGGTCTGAGACTCACTATCATAAACGAACCGTTATGTATAGTGATCTCATACAAGCGTGCATTTATTCTCGCCGTGACGCTCGTTTTAAACTTTTCTTTTAAGCTAACCAACGTAGTAAAGCGATTTCGATATGCACCAGATTATTTTTGACTGCGAGCGCATGAAGTACGCCAACACAGGCCTGTACTACTTTTGCCTCAACCTGGGTAGAGCGATTCAGCAACAGCTCGAGCAGGAAAAAATGTCGGTGTTTATACCCCGCCACGTATCGTCAGCTTTCGGGCCGTCGGTATCCGCTCTCCCCCAACACTCGCTGCAAAAGTTCTTTATGCCGTCGGTCAGTCAGTATCAGCTCTGGCACTGTACCTACCAGAATTCAAATTACGTTCCCCGCCGGAACAGGAAAATAAAAGTCCTGCTGACGATCCACGATCTGAACTTCCTGTACGAAGACAAACCGGACCGGAAGAAAGAGCGTTACCTCAGCCATTTACAAGAAAACATCAACCGCAGCGACGCCATTGTCTGCATTTCGGAGTTTACTCGCAACGACGTGCTGACCCACTGCGACGTGGGCAACCGGCCCGTGCATGTCATCTACAACGGCACCAACGGTCTTCCCAAACCAACGCTGGACGAGAAATCGTACCGCCCCCGCGTACCGTTTCTGTTCAACATTGGCGCCGTTACCCGTAAGAAGAACCAGCACCGGATTCTGCCCCTGCTGCAGAGCAACCCCTACATGGAACTGGTGCTGGCCGGCCGGCACGAGGACAAGGAATACGCTCATTTCATCCGGCAGCAGGCGTCGGATCTGAACGTTGGTGACCGGACGCACCTGGTCAACGAAATTTCGGAGAACGAAAAATCGTGGTACTACCACAACTGCCAGGCCGTGGTGATGCCGTCGCTCGCTGAAGGATTTGGTCTGCCCATCACCGAAGCCATGTCGGTGGGTAAACCGGTGTTCCTGTCGAAACACACGGCCATGACGGAAATCGGGAAGGATCTCGCGTTCTATTTCCATGATTTCGACAATATGCACGACGATTTCCAATCCGGGATGCTGCACTACCAAAACGCCGGAAACCGCATCCGGGAAGCAATGAAAGCGTACAGCGCTACGTTCAATTGGGAAGACTCGGCCCGGAAATATCTGGAAGTATACCGATCTTTGCTTCCGGAATTACCCGCGGTACTTCAGCCTGCGCCCTCCGTTCTTACGGCGGACCGACGAGAATTGTATACGTTAACACCAACGAATGAAGGTTTATAGACGGCTGATGGCGTACGCCAAGCCTTATGGAAAGTTTATTGTCCCGTTCTTTTTCTTCACGATTATCAGCGTTTTTTTCAACGTCTTCCAGTTTGCGTTGATCATTCCGCTGCTCAACTTCCTGTTTGATCCGATCAACACGGCCGATGCCGCCAAGTACGCGACAATGCCGGACTTCCATCTGACCGGGAATTACTTCAAGGACGTTTTCTACCACCTGATCTACCAGTTCAAAACGACCAACCCGGTCTACGCGCTGTATTTCCTCGCGGGGATGATCGTCGTAGCGGTGGTAATGACCAACCTGTTTCGCTTCCTGGCGCAGCAGTGCCTGCTGGGTGTCCGAACGCTGCTCGTCAAGCGACTGCGGGAAGCCCTGTTTGCCAAGATCAACAACCTGCACCTGGGCTATTTTACCAAAGAACACAAAGGAGACCTGCTCTCCCGGCTCAACGGCGACGTCTATGTCATTGAGAGCGTAGCGGGCAGTTCGATCGAGGTTGTCTTCAAAGAGCCGTACATGCTGATCGGCTATTTCACGGCCCTTTTCCTGATTTCGACTAAACTGATGCTCTTTACGTTGGTGATCATCCCAATCTCGGCCGTGGGCATTGCCGCCGTGACGAAACGGCTCAAGAAAGAAGCCCAGGACGTACAGTCATCGATGGGGCGGATGCTGACGCTGATGGACGAAACGCTGATGGGCATGCGGATTATCCGCTCCTTTAATGCGACGCCGTTTGTACTGAGTCGCTTCAGCGCCGAAAACGATTTTTACCGCAAGGCCAGCCTGGAAGGCTTCAAACGCCGGGAGCTGGCCCCTGCCTTCTCCGAAGCGTCGGGCGTCTTTATCGTGGCCTGCATTCTGGTTTACGGAGGTAGTCTGGTGCTGAACAGCGAGGGCAACCTGCAGGCCAGCTCGTTCATTGCGTTCATCGCTATTTTCTCGCAGGTGATTCGCCCCGCTAAGGCGATGGTGGTGGCCATCACGAACATTCAGCAGGGACAGGCCGCCGGTGAGCGTATTCTGGAATTGCTCGACAAACCGATCGAGATTGAGGACAAACCAACCGCCGTCCCGCTCAAAGGATTCCACCGGGAGGTCGTTTTCAAAAACGTCAGCTTCCAGTACGGGGATAAACCCGTCCTGAAAAACATTAATTTCCGGATGGAGAAGGGACGTAAAATTGCGCTGGTTGGTCCCTCGGGCGTGGGTAAATCGACCATCGCCGACCTGATTCCGCGTTTCTACGAACCGACGCAGGGCAGCGTTACG encodes:
- a CDS encoding ROK family protein, whose product is MNYLGIEIGGTKIQVRAEDEQGQLLALERFNAYPTATRIRQQLTDVIQQLQQQIRFDAVGVGFGGPVDYRIGQICQSFHVDGWHEFSLTDWLSNLTNCPVYADNDANVATLGEAMRGAGRSYEQVYYVTIGSGVGSGYVRMGEVIHGRTPGEWEIGHLRLDPTGTTLQDVASGWGVDERIRQAVATHPNSVLSQAALQDPGHEARHLGAALAQGDAFAERIFADTVQPLAWAFSHVMHLVHPDVLILGGGVTNLGECLRQAIEEQVARYVMPAFHPLPPILLSELAEQVVPIGAIEWAKYNVKG
- a CDS encoding glycosyltransferase family 4 protein, translating into MWHAPFQSGRILPNKKRHPKLKVVLTVHDLNVLHEGKPEPVQQKSLAHTQSLIDQSDAIVCISEFTKSDVLAHCRVGDKPVYVIYNGLNKAPDQVGEPTGYRPSGEFLLGIGYQNKKKNFHVLLPLLQSNPDLELLLAGHHDDPAYVDQMRQSAQAMGVSERLHLLGTVSEADKAWYLKHCKAFLHPSLAEGFGLPVIEAMQFGKPVFLSTATSLPEIGGDAAFYFPNFDAETVQKTFEQGMNSYDTSRAGAIICNAARFTWEESARQYLAVYRSLM
- a CDS encoding glycosyltransferase family 4 protein: MHQIIFDCERMKYANTGLYYFCLNLGRAIQQQLEQEKMSVFIPRHVSSAFGPSVSALPQHSLQKFFMPSVSQYQLWHCTYQNSNYVPRRNRKIKVLLTIHDLNFLYEDKPDRKKERYLSHLQENINRSDAIVCISEFTRNDVLTHCDVGNRPVHVIYNGTNGLPKPTLDEKSYRPRVPFLFNIGAVTRKKNQHRILPLLQSNPYMELVLAGRHEDKEYAHFIRQQASDLNVGDRTHLVNEISENEKSWYYHNCQAVVMPSLAEGFGLPITEAMSVGKPVFLSKHTAMTEIGKDLAFYFHDFDNMHDDFQSGMLHYQNAGNRIREAMKAYSATFNWEDSARKYLEVYRSLLPELPAVLQPAPSVLTADRRELYTLTPTNEGL
- a CDS encoding ABC transporter ATP-binding protein, yielding MKVYRRLMAYAKPYGKFIVPFFFFTIISVFFNVFQFALIIPLLNFLFDPINTADAAKYATMPDFHLTGNYFKDVFYHLIYQFKTTNPVYALYFLAGMIVVAVVMTNLFRFLAQQCLLGVRTLLVKRLREALFAKINNLHLGYFTKEHKGDLLSRLNGDVYVIESVAGSSIEVVFKEPYMLIGYFTALFLISTKLMLFTLVIIPISAVGIAAVTKRLKKEAQDVQSSMGRMLTLMDETLMGMRIIRSFNATPFVLSRFSAENDFYRKASLEGFKRRELAPAFSEASGVFIVACILVYGGSLVLNSEGNLQASSFIAFIAIFSQVIRPAKAMVVAITNIQQGQAAGERILELLDKPIEIEDKPTAVPLKGFHREVVFKNVSFQYGDKPVLKNINFRMEKGRKIALVGPSGVGKSTIADLIPRFYEPTQGSVTIDGIDVSDYTMESLRKQMSFVTQEIILFNDSIFNNIALGQPDAKLEDVIAAAKVANAHSFIMDTEDGYNTNIGDRGIRLSGGQRQRLSIARAVFKKPSILILDEATSALDVESEKSVQEALNNLMEGRTTLVIAHRLSTIKEADEILIMEGGEIVERGNHYELINRDDSIYKRLNNIQEVLG